The Leucoraja erinacea ecotype New England chromosome 19, Leri_hhj_1, whole genome shotgun sequence genome has a segment encoding these proteins:
- the LOC129706229 gene encoding uncharacterized protein LOC129706229 isoform X2: protein MATSCHKPNVLVFNSDIAHQWGVFRRDFQHYVTIAHPAATDEMRASLLLNLAGPDALERSESFVYGVGEDARDPVCLMAKSTAMCDIPTNCILERFKMFSRRQIPGESIDNYIAALRHMARRCRLDALTPDQVTRDILVYGLLDVKLRAELLRKPDLSLDEALHASRMAEAVASALSPADHDINFASAAGRRRNAGPPRQRGSPAPGGGSTRRCPNCNFASHQFNICPALGKTCNFCRKLNHFSAACRSRVKPVPPPRRMLNNLAQADSEFGSQHQLDELPLSDTSSSQGETSIFSLLDAHALITDPSVRVTVNGSTFSAKLDKGAVTNVMSTSLSKKIRADEIVTVDNSRLHAYGGGVLVPVGKATLHCKVLKASRPLTFYLLDSDDVTLLGAQACQDLDLVSFHRDIHQVRTLMDPLWEYPDRFDDKLGKLPSCYKIAVDPSVDPVIRPSHRVTFAMKDKVESTLLNMITMGILKEGPEDLTRKSIP, encoded by the coding sequence ATGGCTACCTCTTGCCACAAGCCCAATGTGCTTGTCTTCAACTCAGACATTGCCCATCAGTGGGGTGTCTTTAGACGCGATTTCCAGCACTACGTGACGATCGCCCATCCTGCTGCCACTGATGAAATGCGGgcttctctgctcctcaacctggctggtcccgatgccctggagCGATCTGAGTCGTTTGTATATGGTGTGGGTGAAGATGCTCgagacccggtatgtcttatggCTAAGTCTACCGCGATGTGCGACATCCCCACTAACTGCATTCTAgagcgttttaaaatgttcagTCGGCGTCAGATCCCTGGAGAATCAATCGACAACTATATCGCCGCGTTGCGACACATGGCCAGGCGTTGTCGCCTGGACGCTCTGACCCCCGATCAAGTGACCCGGGACATCCTAGTATATGGCCTTCTAGATGTAAAGCTGAGGGCTGAACTTCTGCGGAAGCCAGACCTGTCTCTGGacgaggctctgcacgcctcccgcatggctgaggctgtcgcctcgGCACTGTCGCCTGCTGATCATGACATTAACTTTGCCAGTGCTGCTGGTCGCCGGCGGAACGCTGGCCCACCGCGACAGCGGGGTTCCCCTGCACCCGGGGGCGGCAGCACACgacgttgccccaactgcaattttgCCTCCCATCAGTTTAATATTTGCCCTGCCTTGGGCAAGACATGTAATTTTTGCAGGAagttaaaccatttctctgcagCTTGCCGCTCCCGTGTGAAACCGGTCCCCCCTCCACGGAGAATGTTAAAcaaccttgctcaagctgatagCGAGTTTGGTTCCCAGCACCAGCTTGACGAACTCCCTTTGTCTGATACCAGTTCAtcccagggggagaccagcatttTTTCACTCTTGGATGCACATGCCTTGATAACGGACCCTTCGGTTCGGGTTACTGTCAATGGTTCGACCTTCTCCGCGAAGCTCGACAAGGGGGCCGTAACcaatgtaatgtcaacaagcctttCCAAAAAGATAAGAGCTGATGAAATAGTGACTGTTGAcaactcccgcctgcatgcctacGGGGGCGGCGTGctcgttcctgtgggaaaggcaaccctgcactgcaaggtcctgaaggcctctcggcccctcactttctacctgctagactcTGACGACGTTACCTTGCTGGGTGCCCAGGCGTGCCAAGACCTcgatttggtctcctttcaccgtgatatccaccaggtgcggaccctcatggaccccctgtgGGAATACCCCGACCGTTTCGACGataagctgggcaagctgcccagctgctacaagattgctgttgACCCCAGTGTGGACCCTGTGATCCGCCCGTCGCACCGCGTcaccttcgccatgaaggacaaggtggagtCTACGCTGCTCAACATGATCAccatgggcatcctgaaagag